A section of the Serratia liquefaciens ATCC 27592 genome encodes:
- the rlmC gene encoding 23S rRNA (uracil(747)-C(5))-methyltransferase RlmC — translation MHCALYTAGTCRSCQWLEKPYPQQLTDKQHHLQSLLAERDVAHWLAPIAGEQSAFRNKAKMVVSGSVERPLLGMLHRDGTPVDLSGCPLYPASFAPMFAVLKSFIARAGLTPYNVARKRGELKYLLLTESTYSGGVMLRFVLRSESKLAQLRAALPWLQQQLPQLRVISANIQPVHMAIMEGELEIPLTEQQALEEQFNQVPLYIRPQSFFQTNPKVAAELYATARDWVRALGIESMWDLFCGVGGFGLHCAQTDTRLTGIEISAEAIACARQSAKTLGLQQVNFQALDSTKFATAEGSVPQLVLVNPPRRGIGKDLCDYLNQMAPGYILYSSCNAETMAKDIGMLPDYRIERVQLFDMFPHTAHYEVLTLLVRH, via the coding sequence ATGCATTGCGCCTTGTATACGGCGGGCACCTGCCGTTCTTGTCAGTGGCTGGAAAAACCTTACCCGCAGCAGCTGACAGACAAACAGCATCACCTGCAATCCCTGCTGGCCGAACGCGACGTCGCGCATTGGCTGGCGCCGATTGCCGGCGAGCAGAGCGCATTTCGCAATAAGGCCAAAATGGTGGTCAGCGGCAGCGTAGAGCGCCCGTTGCTCGGCATGCTGCACCGCGATGGCACGCCGGTTGATCTGAGTGGCTGTCCACTGTATCCCGCCAGTTTTGCGCCCATGTTCGCGGTGTTGAAAAGTTTTATCGCCCGCGCCGGTTTGACGCCCTATAACGTGGCGCGTAAGCGCGGGGAACTGAAGTATCTGCTGTTGACCGAAAGCACCTACAGCGGCGGCGTGATGCTGCGCTTTGTACTGCGCTCGGAGAGTAAATTGGCACAGCTGCGGGCGGCGTTGCCGTGGTTACAGCAGCAATTGCCACAACTCAGGGTGATCTCCGCCAATATTCAGCCGGTGCATATGGCGATTATGGAAGGAGAGCTGGAGATCCCACTGACCGAACAGCAGGCGCTGGAAGAGCAATTTAATCAGGTGCCGTTGTATATCCGCCCACAAAGTTTTTTCCAGACCAACCCAAAGGTGGCGGCGGAACTGTACGCTACCGCTCGTGACTGGGTTCGTGCATTGGGTATTGAAAGCATGTGGGACCTGTTCTGCGGTGTGGGGGGATTTGGCCTGCACTGTGCGCAGACGGATACCCGCCTGACCGGTATTGAGATCAGCGCCGAGGCGATTGCCTGTGCGCGTCAGTCAGCGAAAACGCTCGGTCTGCAACAGGTTAACTTCCAGGCGCTGGATTCCACGAAATTTGCCACCGCTGAGGGTAGCGTCCCCCAATTAGTGCTGGTTAATCCGCCACGGCGCGGCATCGGCAAGGATTTGTGCGACTATCTGAATCAGATGGCGCCCGGCTATATTCTCTATTCGAGTTGTAACGCCGAGACGATGGCGAAAGACATTGGGATGTTGCCGGATTACCGCATTGAACGCGTGCAACTGTTTGATATGTTCCCTCATACCGCCCATTACGAAGTGCTGACTCTGCTGGTACGCCACTAA
- a CDS encoding YbjO family protein, with protein MADMLNSRQGMRTTSDAPVPVMVAGTAMVAIKCISVLLLLGELGVDGAQEFVSTSAQAWDSTLIFLAGLVLLCLQISCGFAVMRGRNWGRWIYVACQCAVVGYLLLATIGSFLPEVFTVEGETSGQILHVLILQKIPDVVILALLFVPATSRRYFAARN; from the coding sequence ATGGCAGACATGCTGAACAGCAGGCAGGGAATGAGAACGACTTCAGATGCGCCAGTACCGGTGATGGTGGCCGGTACGGCGATGGTGGCTATCAAATGCATCAGCGTGCTGTTGCTGTTGGGTGAACTGGGCGTTGATGGCGCTCAGGAGTTTGTCAGCACCAGCGCCCAGGCCTGGGATTCCACCCTGATATTTTTGGCTGGTCTGGTGCTGCTGTGCCTGCAAATCAGCTGCGGTTTTGCGGTAATGCGCGGTCGCAATTGGGGGCGTTGGATCTATGTGGCCTGTCAGTGTGCGGTGGTCGGTTATTTGCTGTTGGCGACCATCGGCAGCTTTTTGCCCGAAGTCTTTACCGTGGAGGGCGAGACCAGCGGCCAAATTCTGCACGTGTTAATCCTGCAGAAAATCCCCGATGTCGTCATCCTGGCCTTATTGTTCGTTCCTGCCACTAGCCGCCGCTATTTCGCCGCGCGCAATTGA
- the potI gene encoding putrescine ABC transporter permease PotI, with product MNNLPVVRSPWRIAILVLGFTFLYAPMLMLVIYSFNSSKLVTVWAGWSTRWYTALFHDSAMISAVGLSLTIAAASATAAVVLGAIAAVVMVRFGRFRGSTGFAFMLTAPLVMPDVITGLSLLLLFVAMGHTLGWPSERGMFTIWLAHVTFCTAYVSVVISSRLRELDRSIEEAAMDLGATPLKVFFVITLPMIAPALVAGWMLAFTLSLDDLVIASFVAGPGATTLPMLVFSSVRMGVNPEINALASLILLVVGIIGLIAWWFMARSEKQRSRELQKAARS from the coding sequence ATGAACAACTTGCCGGTAGTGCGCTCACCGTGGCGTATCGCTATTTTGGTGCTTGGTTTCACCTTCCTGTATGCGCCGATGCTGATGCTGGTGATTTACTCGTTCAACAGTTCAAAACTGGTGACGGTGTGGGCGGGTTGGTCGACGCGTTGGTATACCGCGTTATTCCATGATTCGGCGATGATCAGCGCCGTCGGGCTCAGCCTGACCATTGCTGCCGCTTCAGCGACCGCCGCCGTAGTGCTTGGTGCGATTGCTGCGGTGGTGATGGTGCGTTTTGGCCGTTTTCGTGGTTCAACCGGCTTTGCCTTTATGCTGACTGCACCGCTGGTTATGCCGGATGTGATTACCGGTCTATCGCTGTTGCTGCTGTTTGTGGCGATGGGGCATACGTTGGGTTGGCCGTCGGAACGCGGCATGTTCACCATCTGGCTGGCGCACGTCACCTTCTGTACTGCCTACGTTTCAGTGGTGATCAGTTCGCGCCTGCGTGAATTGGATCGCTCGATCGAAGAGGCCGCGATGGATTTGGGCGCGACGCCGTTGAAGGTGTTTTTCGTGATCACGTTGCCAATGATTGCACCGGCGCTGGTTGCCGGCTGGATGTTGGCATTCACACTGTCGCTGGATGACCTGGTGATTGCCAGCTTCGTCGCCGGGCCGGGCGCGACCACCTTGCCGATGCTGGTGTTCTCCAGCGTGCGTATGGGGGTTAATCCGGAAATCAACGCCCTGGCCAGTTTGATCCTGCTGGTGGTGGGGATTATCGGTCTGATCGCCTGGTGGTTTATGGCTCGCTCGGAAAAACAGCGATCGCGCGAATTACAAAAGGCCGCCCGTAGCTGA
- the artJ gene encoding arginine ABC transporter substrate-binding protein, with translation MKKLLLAATVLAGIAFNASAAETIRFASSATYPPFESLDASNKIVGFDIDLATALCKQMKAECTFTNQAFDSLIAALKFKKYDAVISGMDITPERSKQVSFTQPYYANSAIVIAQKGKFSSLADLKGKKIGMENGTTHQKYMQDKHPEINTVSYDSYQNAILELKNGRIDGVFGDTAVVNEWLKNNPQLAPVGEHVTDAQYFGTGLGIAVRPDNQALLAKLNAALDAIKANGTYKAINDKWFPQ, from the coding sequence ATGAAAAAACTATTACTTGCCGCTACGGTATTGGCGGGCATCGCCTTCAACGCCAGTGCAGCTGAGACCATTCGCTTCGCCTCTTCCGCCACCTATCCACCCTTCGAATCGCTGGATGCCAGCAACAAGATTGTCGGGTTTGATATCGATCTGGCTACCGCGCTGTGCAAGCAAATGAAAGCCGAATGCACCTTTACCAACCAGGCGTTCGACAGCCTGATCGCCGCCCTGAAATTCAAAAAATACGACGCGGTGATTTCCGGTATGGACATCACGCCAGAGCGCAGCAAGCAGGTTTCCTTTACCCAGCCTTACTACGCCAACTCGGCAATCGTCATCGCGCAGAAAGGCAAATTCAGCTCGCTGGCGGATCTGAAAGGCAAAAAGATCGGCATGGAGAACGGCACCACCCATCAAAAATACATGCAGGATAAGCACCCGGAGATTAATACCGTCTCTTACGACAGCTACCAGAACGCCATTCTCGAACTGAAAAATGGCCGTATTGACGGCGTGTTCGGTGATACCGCGGTGGTCAACGAGTGGCTGAAGAATAACCCGCAATTGGCGCCGGTCGGCGAGCACGTTACCGATGCTCAATACTTCGGTACTGGCCTGGGCATTGCTGTGCGTCCGGACAACCAGGCGCTGCTGGCCAAGCTGAATGCCGCTCTGGACGCCATCAAGGCTAACGGCACCTACAAAGCCATCAACGACAAGTGGTTCCCGCAGTAA